The Globicephala melas chromosome 13, mGloMel1.2, whole genome shotgun sequence genome includes a region encoding these proteins:
- the LOC115855267 gene encoding actin-related protein 2/3 complex subunit 3 isoform X4, translated as MPAYHSSLMDPDTKLIGNMALLPIRSQFKGPAPRETKDTDIVDEAIYYFKANVFFKNYEIKNEADRTLIYITLYISECLKKLQKCNSKSQGEKEMYTLGITNFPIPGEPGFPLNAIYAKPANKQEDEVMRAYLQQLRQETGLRLCEKVFDPQNDKPSKWWTCFVKRQFMNKSLSGPGQ; from the exons ATGCCG GCTTACCACTCTTCCCTCATGGACCCTGACACGAAACTCATTGGAAACATGGCACTGTTGCCTATCAGAAGTCAGTTCAAAGGACCCGCCCCTAGAGAGA CAAAAGATACAGATAttgtggatgaagctatctattACTTCAAGGCCAATGTCTTCTTCAAAAACTATGAAATTAAG AATGAAGCCGATAGGACCTTGATATATATAACTCTCTACATTTCTGAGTGTCTAAAGAAACTCCAAAAG tgcaattCTAAAAGCCAAGGCGAGAAAGAAATGTATACACTGGGAATCACTAATTTTCCCATTCCTGGAGAGCCTGGTTTTCCACTTAATGCAATTTACGCCAAACCTGCAAACAAACAGGAAGATG AAGTGATGAGGGCCTACTTACAACAGCTGAGGCAAGAGACTGGACTGAGACTTTGTGAGAAAGTTTTTGACCCTCAGAATGATAAACCCAGCAAG TGGTGGACTTGCTTTGTGAAGAGACAATTCATGAACAAGAGTCTTTCAGGACCTGGACAGTAA